A genome region from Leptodactylus fuscus isolate aLepFus1 chromosome 6, aLepFus1.hap2, whole genome shotgun sequence includes the following:
- the LOC142208853 gene encoding cyclin-dependent kinase 11B-like isoform X2 has translation MGDEKDTWKVKTLDEILQEKKRRKEQEEKSDSKHTKNRDSLEEGELRDHRMEITIRNSPYRREDSMEDRGEEDDSLAIKPPQQVSRKEKSHHRKDEKRKEKRRHRSHSAEGAGGKYIRVKEKDREHERRKRHREEQDKVRRERERQKRRELAREHSRRERHNKLEFAMDRLEQLERNRERERKLREQQKEQRELKERQRRAEERRKGRESRREGLAGSALPERRKPGLLQDTEKMQYSADSRILVEFSTQISAHHRTAREEHGDKNKVNYRSRSPVRQQRERVEAGDMRKQVKEDRPDVRDLLSDLQDISDSERKTSSAESSSAGSASGSEEEEETSSEESEEAEEEEEEEEEEEEEEEEETGSNSEAASEQTAEEVSDEEMTDEEERENGNHVPLVTESRFDHDSPESEEEEDEEEEPRNASPHSNAQTDGEYVPDSPVISPVELKQELPKYLPALQGCRSVEEFQCLNRIEEGTYGVVYRAKDKKTDEIVALKRLKMEKEKEGFPITSLREINTILKAQHENIVRVREIVVGSNMDKIYIVMNYVEHDLKSLMETMKQPFLPGEVKTLMIQLLRGVRHLHDNWILHRDLKTSNLLLSHAGILKVGDFGLAREYGSPLKPYTPIVVTLWYRAPELLLGAKEYSTAIDMWSVGCIFGELLTQKPLFPGKSEIDQINKIFKDLGTPSEKIWPGYNELPAVKKMTFSEYPYNNLRKRFGALLSDQGFDLMNKFLTYCPAKRITAEDALKHEYFCETPLPIDPSMFPTWPAKSEQQRVKRGTSPRPPEGGLGYAQLGDDDLKDTGFHLTTTNQGASAAGPGFSLKF, from the exons ATGGGGGATGAAAAAGACACCTGGAAAGTGAAAACCCTGGACGAAATTTTGCAagaaaagaagaggaggaaggagcAAGAAGAAAAATCAGACTCTAAGCATACAAAAAAT AGAGATTCCTTGGAAGAAGGGGAGTTGAGAGATCACAGAATGGAGATTACTATTAGGAATTCCCCTTACAGACGCGAAGATTCAATGGAAGACAG AGGTGAAGAAGACGACTCTTTGGCTATTAAACCTCCACAACAAGTTTCTCGTAAAGAAAAATCTCACCACAGaaaagatgagaagaggaaagagAAACGCAGACACCGCAGCCATTCTGCTGAAGGGGCCGGAG GTAAATATATACGTGTGAAGGAGAAGGACAGAGAGCATGAAAGGCGAAAAAGACATAGAGAAGAACAAGATAAAGTTCGTCGTGAGCGGGAGCGACAGAAGAGGAGGGAGCTGGCCAGGGAGCATTCCAGAAGGGAACG TCACAACAAGCTTGAGTTTGCAAT GGATCGTCTAGAGCAACTGGAACGAAATCGCGAGCGTGAAAGAAAACTAAGGGAACAGCAGAAAGAGCAGAGAGAACTGAAAGAGCGTCAGAGGAGAGCTGAGGAGAGGCGTAAAGGACGGGAGTCCAGGAGAGAAG GGCTCGCAGGATCTGCGCTTCCTGAGCGCAGGAAGCCAgggctcttgcaagacactgagaaAATGCAGTACAGTGCAGATTCAAGAATACTTGTAGAGTTTAGCACTCAAA TATCCGCGCATCACAGAACCGCCAGAGAGGAGCATGGCGACAAAAATAAAGTCAATTATCGCAGCCGCAGTCCTGTACGGCAGCAACGGGAAAGGGTGGAGGCAGGAGATATGAGGAAACAAG TGAAAGAGGACAGACCAGACGTGAGGGATCTTCTGTCCGACCTGCAAGATATCAGTGACAGCGAGCGGAAGACAAGTTCTGCAGAATCCTCCTCAG CTGGGTCTGCGTCTGGAtccgaggaggaagaggagaccaGTTCTGAGGAGTCAGAggaagcagaggaggaggaggaagaagaagaggaggaggaagaggaagaagaggaggagactggAAGTAATTCCGAGGCTGCATCAGAACAGACAGCAG AGGAGGTCAGTGATGAAGAAATGACTGATGAAGAGGAGAGAGAGAACGGGAATCACGTTCCTCTTG TCACAGAGTCCAGATTTGATCATGACTCTCCTGAGAGCGAAGAggaagaggatgaggaagaagaacCCAGAAATGCAAGCCCGCATTCAAATGCTCAGACAGATGGTGAATATGTCCCTGATTCTCCGGTTATATCACCTGTCGAGTTGAAGCAAGAGCTGCCGAAATATCTTCCAGCATTGCAG GGCTGCCGCAGTGTGGAAGAGTTTCAGTGCTTGAACCGAATTGAGGAAGGGACCTATGGCGTTGTGTATAGAGCAAAGGACAAGAAGACAG ATGAAATTGTTGCGCTGAAGAGGTTAAAAATGGAAAAAGAGAAGGAAGGCTTCCCTATAACGTCCCTTCGAGAGATCAACACCATATTAAAAGCCCAGCATGAGAATATTGTCCGGGTTCGG GAAATTGTTGTTGGGAGTAACATGGATAAAATCTACATTGTAATGAACTACGTGGAGCACGACTTAAAGAGCCTCATGGAGACCATGAAACAACCTTTTCTACCTG GTGAAGTGAAGACCCTAATGATTCAGCTGCTCCGGGGCGTCCGTCACCTCCATGATAATTGGATTCTTCACCGGGATCTCAAGACCTCCAACTTACTTCTCAGTCATGCTGGTATATTAAAG GTTGGAGATTTTGGTTTAGCCCGTGAATATGGCTCTCCCCTAAAGCCTTACACTCCCATTGTGGTCACCTTGTGGTATCGTGCTCCAGAACTTCTGCTTGGCGCTAAG GAATATTCCACAGCCATAGACATGTGGTCAGTGGGCTGTATATTTGGAGAACTTCTCACCCAAAAGCCTCTCTTCCCGGGAAAATCTGAGATCGATCAGATCAACAAGATATTTAAG GATCTTGGGACCCCAAGTGAGAAGATCTGGCCTGGATACAATGAGCTCCCAGCAGTGAAAAAAATGACCTTCTCTGAATATCCATACAATAACCTGCGCAAGAGATTTGGGGCTCTGCTCTCCGACCAAGGATTTGACCTCATGAATAA GTTCCTGACCTACTGTCCCGCAAAGAGAATTACTGCAGAAGATGCCCTAAAGCACGAATACTTCTGCGAGACCCCCCTGCCCATCGATCCGTCTATGTTCCCCACCTGGCCAGCCAAAAGCGAACAGCAGAGAGTCAAACGTGGCACAAGCCCTCGCCCCCCGGAAGGAGGTCTGGGTTATGCCCAATTG GGGGATGATGACCTGAAGGACACCGGGTTTCATCTAACCACCACTAACCAGGGAGCCTCTGCTGCGGGGCCCGGCTTCAGCCTCAAGTTCTGA
- the LOC142208853 gene encoding cyclin-dependent kinase 11B-like isoform X1: protein MGDEKDTWKVKTLDEILQEKKRRKEQEEKSDSKHTKNADDRDSKRDSLEEGELRDHRMEITIRNSPYRREDSMEDRGEEDDSLAIKPPQQVSRKEKSHHRKDEKRKEKRRHRSHSAEGAGGKYIRVKEKDREHERRKRHREEQDKVRRERERQKRRELAREHSRRERHNKLEFAMDRLEQLERNRERERKLREQQKEQRELKERQRRAEERRKGRESRREGLAGSALPERRKPGLLQDTEKMQYSADSRILVEFSTQISAHHRTAREEHGDKNKVNYRSRSPVRQQRERVEAGDMRKQVKEDRPDVRDLLSDLQDISDSERKTSSAESSSAGSASGSEEEEETSSEESEEAEEEEEEEEEEEEEEEEETGSNSEAASEQTAEEVSDEEMTDEEERENGNHVPLVTESRFDHDSPESEEEEDEEEEPRNASPHSNAQTDGEYVPDSPVISPVELKQELPKYLPALQGCRSVEEFQCLNRIEEGTYGVVYRAKDKKTDEIVALKRLKMEKEKEGFPITSLREINTILKAQHENIVRVREIVVGSNMDKIYIVMNYVEHDLKSLMETMKQPFLPGEVKTLMIQLLRGVRHLHDNWILHRDLKTSNLLLSHAGILKVGDFGLAREYGSPLKPYTPIVVTLWYRAPELLLGAKEYSTAIDMWSVGCIFGELLTQKPLFPGKSEIDQINKIFKDLGTPSEKIWPGYNELPAVKKMTFSEYPYNNLRKRFGALLSDQGFDLMNKFLTYCPAKRITAEDALKHEYFCETPLPIDPSMFPTWPAKSEQQRVKRGTSPRPPEGGLGYAQLGDDDLKDTGFHLTTTNQGASAAGPGFSLKF from the exons ATGGGGGATGAAAAAGACACCTGGAAAGTGAAAACCCTGGACGAAATTTTGCAagaaaagaagaggaggaaggagcAAGAAGAAAAATCAGACTCTAAGCATACAAAAAAT GCTGATGATCGTGATTCCAAGAGAGATTCCTTGGAAGAAGGGGAGTTGAGAGATCACAGAATGGAGATTACTATTAGGAATTCCCCTTACAGACGCGAAGATTCAATGGAAGACAG AGGTGAAGAAGACGACTCTTTGGCTATTAAACCTCCACAACAAGTTTCTCGTAAAGAAAAATCTCACCACAGaaaagatgagaagaggaaagagAAACGCAGACACCGCAGCCATTCTGCTGAAGGGGCCGGAG GTAAATATATACGTGTGAAGGAGAAGGACAGAGAGCATGAAAGGCGAAAAAGACATAGAGAAGAACAAGATAAAGTTCGTCGTGAGCGGGAGCGACAGAAGAGGAGGGAGCTGGCCAGGGAGCATTCCAGAAGGGAACG TCACAACAAGCTTGAGTTTGCAAT GGATCGTCTAGAGCAACTGGAACGAAATCGCGAGCGTGAAAGAAAACTAAGGGAACAGCAGAAAGAGCAGAGAGAACTGAAAGAGCGTCAGAGGAGAGCTGAGGAGAGGCGTAAAGGACGGGAGTCCAGGAGAGAAG GGCTCGCAGGATCTGCGCTTCCTGAGCGCAGGAAGCCAgggctcttgcaagacactgagaaAATGCAGTACAGTGCAGATTCAAGAATACTTGTAGAGTTTAGCACTCAAA TATCCGCGCATCACAGAACCGCCAGAGAGGAGCATGGCGACAAAAATAAAGTCAATTATCGCAGCCGCAGTCCTGTACGGCAGCAACGGGAAAGGGTGGAGGCAGGAGATATGAGGAAACAAG TGAAAGAGGACAGACCAGACGTGAGGGATCTTCTGTCCGACCTGCAAGATATCAGTGACAGCGAGCGGAAGACAAGTTCTGCAGAATCCTCCTCAG CTGGGTCTGCGTCTGGAtccgaggaggaagaggagaccaGTTCTGAGGAGTCAGAggaagcagaggaggaggaggaagaagaagaggaggaggaagaggaagaagaggaggagactggAAGTAATTCCGAGGCTGCATCAGAACAGACAGCAG AGGAGGTCAGTGATGAAGAAATGACTGATGAAGAGGAGAGAGAGAACGGGAATCACGTTCCTCTTG TCACAGAGTCCAGATTTGATCATGACTCTCCTGAGAGCGAAGAggaagaggatgaggaagaagaacCCAGAAATGCAAGCCCGCATTCAAATGCTCAGACAGATGGTGAATATGTCCCTGATTCTCCGGTTATATCACCTGTCGAGTTGAAGCAAGAGCTGCCGAAATATCTTCCAGCATTGCAG GGCTGCCGCAGTGTGGAAGAGTTTCAGTGCTTGAACCGAATTGAGGAAGGGACCTATGGCGTTGTGTATAGAGCAAAGGACAAGAAGACAG ATGAAATTGTTGCGCTGAAGAGGTTAAAAATGGAAAAAGAGAAGGAAGGCTTCCCTATAACGTCCCTTCGAGAGATCAACACCATATTAAAAGCCCAGCATGAGAATATTGTCCGGGTTCGG GAAATTGTTGTTGGGAGTAACATGGATAAAATCTACATTGTAATGAACTACGTGGAGCACGACTTAAAGAGCCTCATGGAGACCATGAAACAACCTTTTCTACCTG GTGAAGTGAAGACCCTAATGATTCAGCTGCTCCGGGGCGTCCGTCACCTCCATGATAATTGGATTCTTCACCGGGATCTCAAGACCTCCAACTTACTTCTCAGTCATGCTGGTATATTAAAG GTTGGAGATTTTGGTTTAGCCCGTGAATATGGCTCTCCCCTAAAGCCTTACACTCCCATTGTGGTCACCTTGTGGTATCGTGCTCCAGAACTTCTGCTTGGCGCTAAG GAATATTCCACAGCCATAGACATGTGGTCAGTGGGCTGTATATTTGGAGAACTTCTCACCCAAAAGCCTCTCTTCCCGGGAAAATCTGAGATCGATCAGATCAACAAGATATTTAAG GATCTTGGGACCCCAAGTGAGAAGATCTGGCCTGGATACAATGAGCTCCCAGCAGTGAAAAAAATGACCTTCTCTGAATATCCATACAATAACCTGCGCAAGAGATTTGGGGCTCTGCTCTCCGACCAAGGATTTGACCTCATGAATAA GTTCCTGACCTACTGTCCCGCAAAGAGAATTACTGCAGAAGATGCCCTAAAGCACGAATACTTCTGCGAGACCCCCCTGCCCATCGATCCGTCTATGTTCCCCACCTGGCCAGCCAAAAGCGAACAGCAGAGAGTCAAACGTGGCACAAGCCCTCGCCCCCCGGAAGGAGGTCTGGGTTATGCCCAATTG GGGGATGATGACCTGAAGGACACCGGGTTTCATCTAACCACCACTAACCAGGGAGCCTCTGCTGCGGGGCCCGGCTTCAGCCTCAAGTTCTGA
- the LOC142208853 gene encoding cyclin-dependent kinase 11B-like isoform X4 codes for MGDEKDTWKVKTLDEILQEKKRRKEQEEKSDSKHTKNADDRDSKRDSLEEGELRDHRMEITIRNSPYRREDSMEDRGEEDDSLAIKPPQQVSRKEKSHHRKDEKRKEKRRHRSHSAEGAGGKYIRVKEKDREHERRKRHREEQDKVRRERERQKRRELAREHSRRERHNKLEFAMDRLEQLERNRERERKLREQQKEQRELKERQRRAEERRKGRESRREVSAHHRTAREEHGDKNKVNYRSRSPVRQQRERVEAGDMRKQVKEDRPDVRDLLSDLQDISDSERKTSSAESSSAGSASGSEEEEETSSEESEEAEEEEEEEEEEEEEEEEETGSNSEAASEQTAEEVSDEEMTDEEERENGNHVPLVTESRFDHDSPESEEEEDEEEEPRNASPHSNAQTDGEYVPDSPVISPVELKQELPKYLPALQGCRSVEEFQCLNRIEEGTYGVVYRAKDKKTDEIVALKRLKMEKEKEGFPITSLREINTILKAQHENIVRVREIVVGSNMDKIYIVMNYVEHDLKSLMETMKQPFLPGEVKTLMIQLLRGVRHLHDNWILHRDLKTSNLLLSHAGILKVGDFGLAREYGSPLKPYTPIVVTLWYRAPELLLGAKEYSTAIDMWSVGCIFGELLTQKPLFPGKSEIDQINKIFKDLGTPSEKIWPGYNELPAVKKMTFSEYPYNNLRKRFGALLSDQGFDLMNKFLTYCPAKRITAEDALKHEYFCETPLPIDPSMFPTWPAKSEQQRVKRGTSPRPPEGGLGYAQLGDDDLKDTGFHLTTTNQGASAAGPGFSLKF; via the exons ATGGGGGATGAAAAAGACACCTGGAAAGTGAAAACCCTGGACGAAATTTTGCAagaaaagaagaggaggaaggagcAAGAAGAAAAATCAGACTCTAAGCATACAAAAAAT GCTGATGATCGTGATTCCAAGAGAGATTCCTTGGAAGAAGGGGAGTTGAGAGATCACAGAATGGAGATTACTATTAGGAATTCCCCTTACAGACGCGAAGATTCAATGGAAGACAG AGGTGAAGAAGACGACTCTTTGGCTATTAAACCTCCACAACAAGTTTCTCGTAAAGAAAAATCTCACCACAGaaaagatgagaagaggaaagagAAACGCAGACACCGCAGCCATTCTGCTGAAGGGGCCGGAG GTAAATATATACGTGTGAAGGAGAAGGACAGAGAGCATGAAAGGCGAAAAAGACATAGAGAAGAACAAGATAAAGTTCGTCGTGAGCGGGAGCGACAGAAGAGGAGGGAGCTGGCCAGGGAGCATTCCAGAAGGGAACG TCACAACAAGCTTGAGTTTGCAAT GGATCGTCTAGAGCAACTGGAACGAAATCGCGAGCGTGAAAGAAAACTAAGGGAACAGCAGAAAGAGCAGAGAGAACTGAAAGAGCGTCAGAGGAGAGCTGAGGAGAGGCGTAAAGGACGGGAGTCCAGGAGAGAAG TATCCGCGCATCACAGAACCGCCAGAGAGGAGCATGGCGACAAAAATAAAGTCAATTATCGCAGCCGCAGTCCTGTACGGCAGCAACGGGAAAGGGTGGAGGCAGGAGATATGAGGAAACAAG TGAAAGAGGACAGACCAGACGTGAGGGATCTTCTGTCCGACCTGCAAGATATCAGTGACAGCGAGCGGAAGACAAGTTCTGCAGAATCCTCCTCAG CTGGGTCTGCGTCTGGAtccgaggaggaagaggagaccaGTTCTGAGGAGTCAGAggaagcagaggaggaggaggaagaagaagaggaggaggaagaggaagaagaggaggagactggAAGTAATTCCGAGGCTGCATCAGAACAGACAGCAG AGGAGGTCAGTGATGAAGAAATGACTGATGAAGAGGAGAGAGAGAACGGGAATCACGTTCCTCTTG TCACAGAGTCCAGATTTGATCATGACTCTCCTGAGAGCGAAGAggaagaggatgaggaagaagaacCCAGAAATGCAAGCCCGCATTCAAATGCTCAGACAGATGGTGAATATGTCCCTGATTCTCCGGTTATATCACCTGTCGAGTTGAAGCAAGAGCTGCCGAAATATCTTCCAGCATTGCAG GGCTGCCGCAGTGTGGAAGAGTTTCAGTGCTTGAACCGAATTGAGGAAGGGACCTATGGCGTTGTGTATAGAGCAAAGGACAAGAAGACAG ATGAAATTGTTGCGCTGAAGAGGTTAAAAATGGAAAAAGAGAAGGAAGGCTTCCCTATAACGTCCCTTCGAGAGATCAACACCATATTAAAAGCCCAGCATGAGAATATTGTCCGGGTTCGG GAAATTGTTGTTGGGAGTAACATGGATAAAATCTACATTGTAATGAACTACGTGGAGCACGACTTAAAGAGCCTCATGGAGACCATGAAACAACCTTTTCTACCTG GTGAAGTGAAGACCCTAATGATTCAGCTGCTCCGGGGCGTCCGTCACCTCCATGATAATTGGATTCTTCACCGGGATCTCAAGACCTCCAACTTACTTCTCAGTCATGCTGGTATATTAAAG GTTGGAGATTTTGGTTTAGCCCGTGAATATGGCTCTCCCCTAAAGCCTTACACTCCCATTGTGGTCACCTTGTGGTATCGTGCTCCAGAACTTCTGCTTGGCGCTAAG GAATATTCCACAGCCATAGACATGTGGTCAGTGGGCTGTATATTTGGAGAACTTCTCACCCAAAAGCCTCTCTTCCCGGGAAAATCTGAGATCGATCAGATCAACAAGATATTTAAG GATCTTGGGACCCCAAGTGAGAAGATCTGGCCTGGATACAATGAGCTCCCAGCAGTGAAAAAAATGACCTTCTCTGAATATCCATACAATAACCTGCGCAAGAGATTTGGGGCTCTGCTCTCCGACCAAGGATTTGACCTCATGAATAA GTTCCTGACCTACTGTCCCGCAAAGAGAATTACTGCAGAAGATGCCCTAAAGCACGAATACTTCTGCGAGACCCCCCTGCCCATCGATCCGTCTATGTTCCCCACCTGGCCAGCCAAAAGCGAACAGCAGAGAGTCAAACGTGGCACAAGCCCTCGCCCCCCGGAAGGAGGTCTGGGTTATGCCCAATTG GGGGATGATGACCTGAAGGACACCGGGTTTCATCTAACCACCACTAACCAGGGAGCCTCTGCTGCGGGGCCCGGCTTCAGCCTCAAGTTCTGA
- the LOC142208853 gene encoding cyclin-dependent kinase 11B-like isoform X3 — translation MGDEKDTWKVKTLDEILQEKKRRKEQEEKSDSKHTKNADDRDSKRDSLEEGELRDHRMEITIRNSPYRREDSMEDRGEEDDSLAIKPPQQVSRKEKSHHRKDEKRKEKRRHRSHSAEGAGGKYIRVKEKDREHERRKRHREEQDKVRRERERQKRRELAREHSRRERDRLEQLERNRERERKLREQQKEQRELKERQRRAEERRKGRESRREGLAGSALPERRKPGLLQDTEKMQYSADSRILVEFSTQISAHHRTAREEHGDKNKVNYRSRSPVRQQRERVEAGDMRKQVKEDRPDVRDLLSDLQDISDSERKTSSAESSSAGSASGSEEEEETSSEESEEAEEEEEEEEEEEEEEEEETGSNSEAASEQTAEEVSDEEMTDEEERENGNHVPLVTESRFDHDSPESEEEEDEEEEPRNASPHSNAQTDGEYVPDSPVISPVELKQELPKYLPALQGCRSVEEFQCLNRIEEGTYGVVYRAKDKKTDEIVALKRLKMEKEKEGFPITSLREINTILKAQHENIVRVREIVVGSNMDKIYIVMNYVEHDLKSLMETMKQPFLPGEVKTLMIQLLRGVRHLHDNWILHRDLKTSNLLLSHAGILKVGDFGLAREYGSPLKPYTPIVVTLWYRAPELLLGAKEYSTAIDMWSVGCIFGELLTQKPLFPGKSEIDQINKIFKDLGTPSEKIWPGYNELPAVKKMTFSEYPYNNLRKRFGALLSDQGFDLMNKFLTYCPAKRITAEDALKHEYFCETPLPIDPSMFPTWPAKSEQQRVKRGTSPRPPEGGLGYAQLGDDDLKDTGFHLTTTNQGASAAGPGFSLKF, via the exons ATGGGGGATGAAAAAGACACCTGGAAAGTGAAAACCCTGGACGAAATTTTGCAagaaaagaagaggaggaaggagcAAGAAGAAAAATCAGACTCTAAGCATACAAAAAAT GCTGATGATCGTGATTCCAAGAGAGATTCCTTGGAAGAAGGGGAGTTGAGAGATCACAGAATGGAGATTACTATTAGGAATTCCCCTTACAGACGCGAAGATTCAATGGAAGACAG AGGTGAAGAAGACGACTCTTTGGCTATTAAACCTCCACAACAAGTTTCTCGTAAAGAAAAATCTCACCACAGaaaagatgagaagaggaaagagAAACGCAGACACCGCAGCCATTCTGCTGAAGGGGCCGGAG GTAAATATATACGTGTGAAGGAGAAGGACAGAGAGCATGAAAGGCGAAAAAGACATAGAGAAGAACAAGATAAAGTTCGTCGTGAGCGGGAGCGACAGAAGAGGAGGGAGCTGGCCAGGGAGCATTCCAGAAGGGAACG GGATCGTCTAGAGCAACTGGAACGAAATCGCGAGCGTGAAAGAAAACTAAGGGAACAGCAGAAAGAGCAGAGAGAACTGAAAGAGCGTCAGAGGAGAGCTGAGGAGAGGCGTAAAGGACGGGAGTCCAGGAGAGAAG GGCTCGCAGGATCTGCGCTTCCTGAGCGCAGGAAGCCAgggctcttgcaagacactgagaaAATGCAGTACAGTGCAGATTCAAGAATACTTGTAGAGTTTAGCACTCAAA TATCCGCGCATCACAGAACCGCCAGAGAGGAGCATGGCGACAAAAATAAAGTCAATTATCGCAGCCGCAGTCCTGTACGGCAGCAACGGGAAAGGGTGGAGGCAGGAGATATGAGGAAACAAG TGAAAGAGGACAGACCAGACGTGAGGGATCTTCTGTCCGACCTGCAAGATATCAGTGACAGCGAGCGGAAGACAAGTTCTGCAGAATCCTCCTCAG CTGGGTCTGCGTCTGGAtccgaggaggaagaggagaccaGTTCTGAGGAGTCAGAggaagcagaggaggaggaggaagaagaagaggaggaggaagaggaagaagaggaggagactggAAGTAATTCCGAGGCTGCATCAGAACAGACAGCAG AGGAGGTCAGTGATGAAGAAATGACTGATGAAGAGGAGAGAGAGAACGGGAATCACGTTCCTCTTG TCACAGAGTCCAGATTTGATCATGACTCTCCTGAGAGCGAAGAggaagaggatgaggaagaagaacCCAGAAATGCAAGCCCGCATTCAAATGCTCAGACAGATGGTGAATATGTCCCTGATTCTCCGGTTATATCACCTGTCGAGTTGAAGCAAGAGCTGCCGAAATATCTTCCAGCATTGCAG GGCTGCCGCAGTGTGGAAGAGTTTCAGTGCTTGAACCGAATTGAGGAAGGGACCTATGGCGTTGTGTATAGAGCAAAGGACAAGAAGACAG ATGAAATTGTTGCGCTGAAGAGGTTAAAAATGGAAAAAGAGAAGGAAGGCTTCCCTATAACGTCCCTTCGAGAGATCAACACCATATTAAAAGCCCAGCATGAGAATATTGTCCGGGTTCGG GAAATTGTTGTTGGGAGTAACATGGATAAAATCTACATTGTAATGAACTACGTGGAGCACGACTTAAAGAGCCTCATGGAGACCATGAAACAACCTTTTCTACCTG GTGAAGTGAAGACCCTAATGATTCAGCTGCTCCGGGGCGTCCGTCACCTCCATGATAATTGGATTCTTCACCGGGATCTCAAGACCTCCAACTTACTTCTCAGTCATGCTGGTATATTAAAG GTTGGAGATTTTGGTTTAGCCCGTGAATATGGCTCTCCCCTAAAGCCTTACACTCCCATTGTGGTCACCTTGTGGTATCGTGCTCCAGAACTTCTGCTTGGCGCTAAG GAATATTCCACAGCCATAGACATGTGGTCAGTGGGCTGTATATTTGGAGAACTTCTCACCCAAAAGCCTCTCTTCCCGGGAAAATCTGAGATCGATCAGATCAACAAGATATTTAAG GATCTTGGGACCCCAAGTGAGAAGATCTGGCCTGGATACAATGAGCTCCCAGCAGTGAAAAAAATGACCTTCTCTGAATATCCATACAATAACCTGCGCAAGAGATTTGGGGCTCTGCTCTCCGACCAAGGATTTGACCTCATGAATAA GTTCCTGACCTACTGTCCCGCAAAGAGAATTACTGCAGAAGATGCCCTAAAGCACGAATACTTCTGCGAGACCCCCCTGCCCATCGATCCGTCTATGTTCCCCACCTGGCCAGCCAAAAGCGAACAGCAGAGAGTCAAACGTGGCACAAGCCCTCGCCCCCCGGAAGGAGGTCTGGGTTATGCCCAATTG GGGGATGATGACCTGAAGGACACCGGGTTTCATCTAACCACCACTAACCAGGGAGCCTCTGCTGCGGGGCCCGGCTTCAGCCTCAAGTTCTGA